In one window of Polaromonas naphthalenivorans CJ2 DNA:
- the lapB gene encoding lipopolysaccharide assembly protein LapB, translating to MEFDFTWVLLGFPLAFTLGWLASRLDLRQLRIENRQAPKAYFKGLNFLLNEQQDQAIDAFIEAVQNDPDTSELHFALGNLFRRRGEYERAVRVHEHLMSRGDLTQHERERAQHALALDFLKAGLLDRAEAALRKLEGTPFEEEARLALLSIYERSRDWANATEIAARLGSSSQGSFSTRQAHYLCEQASASAATGDAAKALNTLMQAVAMAPALARPLIDLAKLQYQLGNAHDALHTLLKLTTAAPQALPLAAGLLANIAQNSDEQQTTLALLKASYAQAPSIDLIEAIVKLEKDPATARQWYVQHLEREVSLVAASKWIAGEKLEDERHHALVQRAMDQATKPLMRYRCAACGFEATQHFWHCPGCQAWDSYPMRRIEEL from the coding sequence ATGGAATTTGACTTCACCTGGGTTTTGCTCGGGTTTCCGCTCGCCTTCACGCTGGGCTGGCTGGCCTCCCGGCTGGATTTGCGACAACTGCGAATTGAAAACCGCCAGGCGCCCAAGGCCTATTTCAAGGGCCTGAACTTCCTTCTCAACGAGCAGCAGGACCAGGCCATTGACGCTTTCATCGAAGCCGTCCAGAACGACCCTGACACCTCCGAACTGCACTTTGCCCTGGGCAACCTGTTTCGCCGCCGTGGTGAATACGAACGTGCTGTGCGGGTGCATGAGCATTTGATGTCGCGCGGCGATTTGACCCAGCACGAACGCGAGCGCGCCCAGCATGCGCTGGCGCTCGACTTTCTGAAAGCCGGTTTGCTCGACCGCGCCGAAGCCGCTCTGCGAAAGCTCGAAGGCACGCCGTTTGAAGAAGAGGCCCGGCTTGCACTGCTGTCGATTTACGAACGCTCCCGCGACTGGGCCAATGCCACCGAAATTGCCGCCCGCCTGGGCAGTTCCAGTCAGGGAAGCTTCAGCACCCGGCAGGCGCACTACCTGTGCGAGCAGGCCAGTGCGTCTGCCGCTACAGGCGATGCCGCAAAGGCACTCAATACCTTGATGCAAGCCGTTGCCATGGCGCCCGCATTAGCCAGGCCACTGATTGATTTAGCCAAACTGCAATACCAGTTAGGAAACGCGCATGACGCCTTGCATACTCTGCTCAAACTGACCACTGCAGCCCCCCAGGCCTTACCGCTGGCTGCGGGCCTGCTGGCCAACATTGCGCAGAATAGTGATGAGCAACAAACCACGCTGGCGCTACTGAAGGCCAGCTATGCCCAAGCGCCTTCGATTGATCTGATTGAAGCTATTGTCAAACTTGAAAAAGACCCTGCAACCGCACGCCAGTGGTATGTACAGCATCTGGAGCGCGAGGTTTCGCTGGTGGCTGCCAGTAAATGGATTGCGGGCGAGAAACTTGAAGATGAACGCCATCATGCCCTGGTGCAACGAGCAATGGACCAGGCCACCAAGCCCTTGATGCGTTACCGCTGCGCCGCTTGCGGC
- a CDS encoding LapA family protein yields the protein MKYLMWLLKAAIFFTLFAFALNNQQTVAVHFFFGTLWQAPLVLVVLVTFACGLSLGILVMMPRWWKKPKATLPPPGSGTSPDEADNHRIPFQHGI from the coding sequence GTGAAATACCTGATGTGGCTGCTCAAGGCAGCCATTTTTTTTACGCTTTTTGCTTTTGCACTGAATAACCAGCAAACGGTCGCAGTGCATTTCTTTTTCGGTACATTATGGCAAGCACCTTTGGTGCTGGTGGTGCTGGTCACCTTCGCTTGCGGGCTGTCACTGGGTATTCTTGTCATGATGCCGCGCTGGTGGAAAAAGCCCAAAGCCACCCTACCCCCCCCTGGCTCCGGGACTTCGCCAGACGAAGCCGACAACCATCGCATCCCGTTTCAACATGGAATTTGA